A stretch of DNA from Thunnus thynnus chromosome 16, fThuThy2.1, whole genome shotgun sequence:
TGGGTGCATTGCAGGTGTGTTAtaggtgtgttacaggtgtgttacaggtgtgttatAGGTGTGTTACAGGTGCATTGCAGGTGTGTTATAGGTGTGTTATAGGTGTGTTATAGGTGTGTTATAGGTGCGTTGCAGGTGTGTTAtaggtgtgttacaggtgtgttacaggtgtgttacaggtgcattgcaggtgtgttacaggtgtgttacaggtgtgttatAGGTGCATTgcaggtgtgttacaggtgtgttacaggtgtgttacaggtgcattgcaggtgtgttacaggtgtgttatAGGTGTGTTATAGGTGTGTTATAGGTGCGTTgcaggtgtgttacaggtgtgttacaggtgtgtacaggtgtgttaTGGGTGTGTTATAGGTGTGTTgcaggtgtgttacaggtgtgttataggtgtgtacaggtgtgttacaggtgtgttatAGGTGTGCACAAGTGTGTTAtaggtgtgtacaggtgtgttacACGTGTGTTAtaggtgtgtacaggtgtgttacaggtgtgttataggtgtgtacaggtgtgttacAAGTGTGTTAtaggtgtgtacaggtgtgttacaggtgtgttatAGGTGCGTTGCAGGTGTGTTAtaggtgtgtacaggtgtgttacACGTGTGTTATAGGTGCGTTGCAGGTGTGTTAtaggtgtgtacaggtgtgttacACGTGTGTTAtaggtgtgtacaggtgtgttacACGTGTGTTATAGGTGCGTTGCAGGTGTGTTAtaggtgtgtacaggtgtgttacACGTGTGTTATAGGTGCGTTGCAGGTGTGTTATAGGTGCGTTGCAGGTGTGTTACacgtgtgtacaggtgtgttacaggtgtgtgtaggtgtgttacaggtgtgtgcaggtgcgttgcaggtgtgtgcaggtacattacaggtgtgtgttacaggtgtgttacaggtgtgttacagATGTGTTACGgatgtgttacaggtgtgttacaggtgcgctgcaggtgtgttacaggtgtgttacgggtgtgttacaggtgtgttacaggtgtgttacaggtgcgctgcaggtgtgtgtaggtgcgttacaggtgtgttacgggtgtgttacaggtgtgtgtaggtgtgttacaggtgcactgcaggtgtgttacaggtgtgttacgggtgtgttacaggtgtgttacaggtgcGCTGCAGGTGTGTTGCAGGTGTGTACGGGTCACATGTTATTTGTGTTGCAGGAGGTGTGCGTCTGGTCAGTGTGAGCTGCGGCAGTCAGAACGTTTGGGCGGTCGACAGTCGAGGAGTCGTTTACTTCAGAGTTGGAACTCAACCTCTGAACCCGAGCATGATGCTGCCGGCCTGGATCCATATAGACCCACCTGTACAGGTAACACACTGAACCACATAGACCCACCTGTACAGGTAACACACTGAACCACATAGACCCACCTGTACAGGTAACACACTGAACCACATAGACCTACCTGTACAGGTAAGTGTGATGTCATGTGTCCCTGCAGCCAGTAGGAGTGCAGCTGGTCAGTATTCAGACAAGTCCTAACGACCGGCTGCTCTGGGCATTGGACAATAGAGGCAGTGTGTTCGTCAGGACGGGACTCAGCGACGAGATGCCTGTCGGGACGGACTGGGAGCTGGTGCCAGGtatacctgtctgtctgctctctacACCTgtctacacctgtctgtctgctctctacacctgtctgtctgctctctacACCTGTCTACACCTGTCtatacctgtctgtctgctctctacACCTgtctacacctgtctgtctgctctctacacctgtctgtctgctctctacACCTGTCTACACCTGTCtatacctgtctgtctgctctctacACCTgtctacacctgtctgtctgctctctacACCTgtctacacctgtctgtctgctctctacacctgtctgtctgctctctacacctgtctgtctgctctctacACCTgtctacacctgtctgtctgctctctacACCTgtctacacctgtctgtctgctctctacacctgtctgtctgctctctacACCTGTCTACACCTGTCTACACCTGTCTATCTGCTCTCTACACCTgtctacacctgtctgtctgctctctacACCTGTCTACACCTgtctacacctgtctgtctgctctctacacctgtctgtctgctctctacacctgtctgtctgctctctacACCTgtctacacctgtctgtctgctctctacACCTGTCTACACCTgtctacacctgtctgtctgctctctacacctgtctgtctgctctctacACCTgtctacacctgtctgtctgctctctacACCTgtctacacctgtctgtctgctctctacACCTGTCTACACCTGTCTATCTGCAGGCCTGGCGGTGAGTCAGCTGGTCCTCAGCTGTCGGACAGTTTGGGTTCGGTGTGTAAACGGAGATCTGGCTCGACGTTACGGTGTCTCTGACAGAAACCCAGCAGGAGATTACTGGAAGAAGATCCCCGGAAACGCCAACTGGTTAACTGGTGAGACTGGTTCACACTGGGTTCATACTAGGTTCATACTGGGTTTATACTGGGTTTGTACTGCATTTATGCTGGGTTTGTACTGTGTTCATTCTGGGTTTGTACTGGGTTTATTCTGGGTTTGTACTGTGTTTATTCTGGGTTTGTACTGGGTTTGTACTGGGTTTATACTGGGTTTGTACTGGGTTTATTCTGGGTTTGTACTGAGTTTATACTGGGTTTGTACTGGGTTTATACTGGGTTTGTACTGGGTTTATTCTGGGTTTATACTGGGTTTGTACTGGGTTTATTCTGGGTTTATACTGGGTTTGTACTGTGTTTATACTGGGTTTATACTGGGTTGGTACTGGGTTTATTCTGGGTTTATACTGGGTTTATACTGGGTTTGTACTGGGTTTATTCTGGGTTTATACTGGGTTTATACTGGGTTTGTACTAGGTTTATTCTGGGTTTATACTGGGTTTATACTGGGTTTATTCTGGGTTTATACTGTGTTTATACTGGGTTTATACTGGGTTTGTACTGGGTTTATTCTGGGTTTATACTGGGTTTATTCTGGGTTTATTCTGGGTTTATACTGGGTTTGTACTGGGTTTATTCTGGGTTTATACTGTGTTTATACTGGGTTTGTACTGTGTGTATACTGGGTTTGTACTGTGTTTATACTGGGTTTGTACTGCGTTTATGCTGGGTTTGTACTGGGTTTATACTGGGTTTGTACTGGGTTTATACTGGGTTTGTACTGCGTTTATGCTGGGTTTGTACTGTGTTTATACTGGGTTTGTACTGGGTTTATTCTGGGTTTATACTGGGTTTGTACTGCGTTTATGCTGGGTTTGTACTGTGTTTATACTGGGTTTATTCTGGGTTTATACTGGGTTTGTACTGTGTTTATACTGGGTTTGTACTGGGTTTATTCTGGGTTTATACTGGGTTTATACTGGGTTTATACTGGGTTTGTACTGGGTTTGTACTGGGTTTGTACTGGGTTTATACTGGGTTTATACTGTGTTTGTACTGGGTTTATACTGGGTTTATACTGGGTTTGTACTGCGTTTATGCTGAGTTTGTACTGTGTTTATTCTGGGTTTGTACTGGGTTTATTCTGGGTTTATACTGGGTTTGTACTGTGTTTATTCTGGGTTTGTACTGGGTTTATACTGGGTTTATACTGGGTTTGTACTGCGTTTATACTAGGTTTGTACTGCATTTATGCTGGGTTTGTACTGTGTTTATACTGGGTTTGTACTGTGTTTATTCTGGGTTTGTACTGGGTTTATACTGGGTTTATACTGGGTTTGTACTGCATTTATGCTGGGTTTGTACTGTGTTTATTCTGGGTTTGTACTGGGTTTATACTGGGTTTATACTGGGTTTGTACTGCATTTATGCTGGGTTTGTACTGTGTTTATACTGGGTTTGTACTGGGTTTGTACTGTGTTTCTACTGGGTTTGTACTGGGTTCCATGTGTGATGACTGAAGCTCaggtgtgtttctctctctgcagtcacTCCAGAGGATGAGTTGTGGGCGGTGACTCTGATTGGTGGATTGTCCCGTCGGCTGACGAAGCTCCTTCCACAGACTCCCTGTAGGCCCGCCCCCTCCGGCCCCCTTCTCAGCGGGGATGATGCCGATGACGAATGGGAGCTCATCTaacccatgacatcaccgcaATGTCACCGctgttcagtgtttgtctgGATTTACCTGGCTGtacactgtgatgtcacagtgacacCGCTGGACCGACACTGATTAGGCAGTGACATCACTTTCAAGATGGCCAACACACAGGGAGCCCAGATGTCTGCTGGGAAATTAAGTGAACTGAGACTTTGTACTGAGCACTTTATTCTGAAGGGATGATGGACTACAGATACCTTCACTGAAAATGGTTCTAACCAGTTCTAATTGGTTCTGACTGGTTCTAACTGGATCTAACTGGtttcatttattgattatttatcgGAAGCCGGAGGTGCTTCAAGCTAACTGGGAGATTAAAGGGACCAGTCTAGCTCAGTGGTCCACATCAGTCCACATTTCAGTGTGTCAGGGGGGCAACAGGTGGAAGCAACGTGTCGCTGGTTCTCCTCCTGTGGGCCTCAGTTAGTtgcacacctgtctgtctgtctcacagttaccatggcaaccagctGGAGCCCTGCCCACTGGAACTGATCCatcaaaaactgtaaaaatatcaatgtaATGATCAAAGATTGGACTGGACTGTAGTGGACTCTGATGGACTCTGACAGCATTACCACGGAAACCTGAGCAGGATGTTATGCTGCTGTAAGCTGATTGGTTCTGCTGCTGACCAATAAGAACTCACCTGTTGTTTcattaattaacttaataaaCATCTTTAAACACTGAAGCAGGTTATTGATCAGGATCAATCATTATTGGTTTACTTTACAGTCGGGGTCGGACCCAACAGCTCACGGAACCCCTGAGGGTCTAAAGTGGCCCGTTTGCTCTGCACacattttgagtttttgttCAAAGAAAGTTTAAAACGAAACTAAAcaattttcatcttcagtttaTTAAACAGTTTTTGTCACATTTAGAACTCAGATCAGCATTTTCACAACATCATAAAAGTTACATAATAAAGTCATTAACTTTgattaaagtaaatatttacatCCCTGTGTCAGGTGGAAACCTGGCTTCTCAGGGTCCTAAACCCTGAGTGTTTACCTTAAATTGATTGTCTGGAGATAAAAGGTTTTCACCTGAGTATCAGTGATCAGGTCAGTCTTTGTTTACATTGTATTAACGTCATTAACCAACCGGCCAATCACAGCAGTCCCGAGGTGTTTACAgtctgtttccatggtgacagcAGTGTCAGGGCCAGTTGAGCGGCTGCAGGAGGGCGGGCAGGTGTGAAATCTGACCTGGGACAGACCGGGCCAAAGTCCTAAGAGCCTGCAGCAGCAGGGGGGGCGGAGCCAGGCCGCACAGCCAGCTGAAAACTTCATTTCCCAGCAGGCTTTGCCAGCGCTGCGTCTCGTCCTGCAGGTGGCGCAGCGCAGGTGCTTCAGGCAGGAAGAGCAGCAGGAAGTCCAGGCATCGCTGAGCGTCACGCCGTTCCCCCGCGGCGGACAAGTCGAGTCGCTGCAGCGCCATATCAAGGCCGTGTGGCGGCGCGCCgtgaaccagcagcagcagcaggcagtccGGCCGCGACAGTTCCACTGCCAGCTGCAATGCTGTCTTTCCTGCATCCGCCACATGTGCGCAGCCACCGCAGCTGTCCAGGTAGTCCCGCCGCACGCTCTCCGTGTCATAGTCCTTCAGTGCTTCCACCATCATGGCGAGGATGGAGACACGGTTGTAGCGCACCGCCACGTTAAGATGTGGTGCTCCGCCACTCCGGCAGCAACAGAAGCTGCAGCGGGGTGCACTGAGTGCGCTCACTGAGTACCTGGTGAGCAGGTAGCGTGCGTAGTCCTGATGGTCATGCACGACAGCGTACAGCAGTGCCTCCGAGGCGGAGAAGGCGCGCGGCCGGCCGTCGTCCCAGCAGAACACCTCCATCCTGCGCGCATCCTCCAGCAGCCAAACCGGCTGCAGCTCGCGCACCGCGCAGTAGAAGGAGAACGCCGTCCGCTCACACTGCCGCTCCGACGGAGACGAAGACAACCGCTCtagctgagaggacagcagccaCGGCATGACGtcacctgcagctgcagcacttcaaaataaaacactgaggcttcaaaataaaacacggTGAGGTTCTGAACAGTCTGGTTCAGATTCAGAGTCTCAGCCTGTCAGACCTCTGTCCTCGGATCCTTCAGTCTGATTCAGGTTCagtctcagtctgtctctcagacCTCTGTCCTCGGATCCTTCAGTCTGATTCAGGTTCagtctcagtctgtctctcagacCTCTGTCCTCGGATCCTTCAGGCTTTTATAGCTGCAACCCCCCCTCCGCTTTCGCGCCGCCTCGTCGCTCTGCCGCACCGCTCTGCTGCGCCGATCTGCACAGCAGCTTTCTTCTGCTCCTTTTGCCGCTCCTCCCGCTTCGCCCCGCCGCTCCGCCCCGGCCAGTTCAGCGCCATGTATGGATGTTTGTTTTGGGGGCCGGTGCGGGGCGGGGCGGGGTGGATCGAGTGTCCCGCATTACGCGCATAGCGAACATAGCGGCCTTTGGAGTCCTGCCGTTTCTATAATGAAGACagtaaacagcagcagaaaacacacgcgcgcgcacacacacacacacacacacacacacacacacctgagatgagatgagatggatgagatgagatgagatgagatgagggaaactccATTTTTAACTAATTTTTCACTTCTAAACTcagggtcagttaccatggtcACCGCGGTCATTTACCTGAAGCGAACCCGCTGCTGGTAGGtgagtttttctgtctcttccttcAGAGCCAGAAGGTGAAGACGGaggtttactgtctgtcagaatCTGAATCGTTGGATAGAAAAGTTGGATATTAGTTTGTCACTGAAGGACTATCTAAAGTTTCCACCTGTTGGTTTATTGTCCTGATGTGCATGAACAATCACTACAAAACCTGTACAGTCACTCTGAGAGTCTGCaggtccagcagacagcagctccTGCTCTGAAGGGTTTATTGCATATGGTGAAATCTTCAGACACAGACAGATCAATCAATAACTTTCTCCATCAATGATGATGTGACTGATGCACTGATGGAACAGTTATCATGTCATGTTCGACATGAAACGTTCAATGTTCAGACACATTAATGTTTCTGCCTCCGCTGAATTCACACGGAGGCTCCGCCtgttatttacctgttgccatggtgactcgtagTATCGGAGTTGAACTCAGTTTGATTGGTCCACACTCACAGACTCACGGATTTTGAGACGCGTTCCCACTTAATCGTCGAGGATTAGGGCACCTGCAGGCCATGAAGGTGCCCTAAACGGCGTAATGCTGTTGAATTATATTTCATTATCAGTGTTATCATTattgtcaaaataaataaacacataaataaactaaaaagaaaaactgaactttacaaCTAGTCACACATAACAGAAGAAAAGTCAACTTTACAAACTTAAGCAGACAGAAGCTGTGATGTTTACAGATCTACAGAAGAAGTAAACCAGCGTCATATTTTCATGTtcaatgtgaatgtgtgaagaTGTGTGAAGTAGTTTTGGGGACACTACACTGTATAAGAGTCAaattactgaatatttttgcactttttaggTTTATGCTCAACGCAGTATCCCGGGCGCGAGGTTGACGCCAAAATGACATCATCGCGTCTTCCGCGTCAAGTGCGAAGACTCAGAATACAGTATAGGcctatacatatacagtatactcacaatacagtatacatatacagtatactcagagtacagtatacatatacagtatactcagagTACAGTATAGGcctatacatatacagtatactcacaatacagtatacatatacagtatactcagagTACAGTATAGGcctatacatatacagtatactcagaaTACAGTATAGGcctatacatatacagtatact
This window harbors:
- the ankrd9 gene encoding ankyrin repeat domain-containing protein 9, which codes for MPWLLSSQLERLSSSPSERQCERTAFSFYCAVRELQPVWLLEDARRMEVFCWDDGRPRAFSASEALLYAVVHDHQDYARYLLTRYSVSALSAPRCSFCCCRSGGAPHLNVAVRYNRVSILAMMVEALKDYDTESVRRDYLDSCGGCAHVADAGKTALQLAVELSRPDCLLLLLVHGAPPHGLDMALQRLDLSAAGERRDAQRCLDFLLLFLPEAPALRHLQDETQRWQSLLGNEVFSWLCGLAPPPLLLQALRTLARSVPGQISHLPALLQPLNWP